The DNA region CTCCGGCGCGGCCGTCTCTCCTGCGAGGGATGACGCAGCGTTGCGGGCGGGGCCGGGGCGCCATGCGCATACCAGCCTTGTGGAGGCTGGCGCGTCACCTATATTGAACGTGCGTTCATAATTCCGATTGAGCGAAGGAGGCCCCGAAGGTGCCCCGTCCGCGCAAGATGCGCGTCATCCGCGAACAGGCGTCCACCCAGTTCTTCAAGCCGCAGGGCATCCCGCTGCGCGAGCTGCAGGACGTCGTGCTGACCGAGGACGGGATGGAGGCGCTGCGGCTCGCCGACGCCGAGGGGTTGGAGCACGCCGCGGCGGCCGAGCTGATGGGCGTGTCGCGGCCGACCTTCTCGCGCCTCTTGGCCGAGGCCCGCACCACGGTGGCGACCGCCCTCGCCCGCGGCTGGGCGCTCCGCATCGAGGGCGGCGCGGTGCGCCGGCCCGAGGCGGACGAGGCCGCGTCCGCCGGTTGCCCGATGCGGGGCCTGCGCCGTCGGCGCGGCCATTGCAGCCGCTGGCGGACGCCGGAGGAGACCGCCCCGGCCGCCGCCGCAGGCGCCGAAGA from Blastochloris tepida includes:
- a CDS encoding DUF134 domain-containing protein yields the protein MPRPRKMRVIREQASTQFFKPQGIPLRELQDVVLTEDGMEALRLADAEGLEHAAAAELMGVSRPTFSRLLAEARTTVATALARGWALRIEGGAVRRPEADEAASAGCPMRGLRRRRGHCSRWRTPEETAPAAAAGAEDAGSALARSGSAELGGPGDARPPAVSEPTEGSPR